TTCGCCGGGCTGTATTTCGGCATGGTCCTCGTGAAGTCGGAGGCGGCGAGCTGGTACCGCATTCAAGAAATGTTTCGCTTCGAGTCCTTCCACATGTTCGGGCTGATCGGCTCGGCGGTGGTGACGGGATTGATTTCGACCGCGCTGCTGCGGCGCTTCGGGCACACCCGCAGTGGGGAAGAAGTCGCCGTCAAGCCGAAAGACCGGGGCTGGGTGCGCTACGTGCTCGGCGGGCTGACCTTTGGCCTCGGCTGGGGGCTGGCGGGGGTCTGCCCGGGGCCTATCTTCGTGCTGATCGGCGCTGGGGTGTGGCCGATGCTCATTACCTTACTGTTCGCTTTGCTCGGCACCTACCTCTACGGCCTGCTGCAACAGCGGTTGCCGCATTAAGCT
The nucleotide sequence above comes from Deinococcus radiodurans R1 = ATCC 13939 = DSM 20539. Encoded proteins:
- a CDS encoding YeeE/YedE family protein — protein: MTSIPDVHTPAKAPVSPARQATGLLAYLFAGLYFGMVLVKSEAASWYRIQEMFRFESFHMFGLIGSAVVTGLISTALLRRFGHTRSGEEVAVKPKDRGWVRYVLGGLTFGLGWGLAGVCPGPIFVLIGAGVWPMLITLLFALLGTYLYGLLQQRLPH